AAgtaacacattaacacagatAAAGTAACTCATCAatgcagcagtattccagcaactcctgtgcTCTTCTCCATAAAATAGCTGTTTTTGTCAAcggagtctggtagtgatatttAGCAATGTTTCTGCTGAAACAAAATGGTGAGGGCCACCTCTGTAATGACTATTCCCTCCCTATAGACCAGAGGCTCGATATCTTTAGGGGCCAATGTGGCCAGCTGGACCCTAGCAGTGTCTTTATCTCTAATACTACCAACTTGTCATTTCCTCTCAACAGCCAGGCGCAGGTCAGAACTACGGCAGGGGGATTTATTCAACCCCATTTATATCTGAGGCAGAACCCTACACCAAAACCTTCACCTCCACTTCAACTGGCTACAGGTACCACGTGGTTCTGCAGAATCGAGTCAATCCCAAGTACAGAGAGAAATACAACGATGATAAATACTGGCTGGTTCCCCTCTCAGAGGGTCTGTCtaaggaagaggagcaggagattGTTGAAAAAGCCATCCGTCCCTATGCGCTCCTGGTGCGGCGTCTGTGACAGGGAAAAcatgatgaagaaaaacagaaaatactcttttttttttttttttattatagcTTAGTGCAAAAATATCTGGAGAAGTGCAGTCAAATATATGAAGCACTTGTTTAAAACGTAGATGCATGCAAATATACCATATAAAACATAGATATTTAGAATTGGGAATCGCAAATTTCACAGCTTTAGTTGAAGACGCGTTGTCTGTGTGCTGCTATATGATCATCTTTGCATTTCAAATTGTCAAAACCAAatcattttttcctctaaatttgtatttttgtatggaattttaataaataaataaataaatacattattttgaACAAATATTTCTGTCAGTCTGACCAGATTTACACCAGAAATCACTTTATAgggtaaaaaaatatatacagaaatataaagtaaaataaatatttttaaaaaggcaacaGAATAAATCATTACTTATggttaatttaaaatgtaaatttttacAAAATATTGACAAGAATTTCACTTTCAAATCTCTttcaatctgagcctgtcagtggcaaaaacaaacactttagtgAATGTACTTTTACATGGACAATTGCACTGTTCTGTTCGTGGTCGTCTGGTACaccattcttgctcaatactgagatttttgtctctatcattaatttacacacagaaacacagggaaaatatGGTCCAGGTTCTAAAATaccagagttttttttttttttaagccaaaataacaaaatagtGAGTCAAAATTACAACTTGTTATTTCATAATATTACTTTGTACATGAAGATGTTGTTTTCCAGGTGGTTAGTAGTTCTTCAGCAAAGAACCTGGCTTCTAGTTTAGTCtgaaattaacaacaaaatcaTAATCTAGATTAATCTGGTTTATCCCTTATGTAACAGGTAGTCTAGAATTCTAAAACACCAACCAGGTGTCCTCTGGGCCAACACTCTCACAAGGTCCCATGAAGATTTTCCAGAATCTTTGCTACCATAAGCAGATTTTATTCATGTTGGTTCAGGTGGGAATCGGCAGCATGTTTTCAAGGTAAAAGTGCATCTTATCACCAAGCTAAGCAGTGGGAGTTAACAAATATACTGAAGGCTATAaacaggagctgcagcagggtCCAGGTGTTAACACTGTACACCTGCAGGCTGATGGTAACATGGCTTTGTTGAAGTGCACGCTCGGTCTCCTGATCCTCCTCGTGGTCTCCAACCGCTCCTGGGCTGAAGAGAAGGTGAGGAAACCTGTAAAGTCTTTGTGTTCAGATTTAGAAAACAACAAGATAGAGTTGCAGTCAATACAAAGACTGAATTTGTACTTTCCATCGAGATGATTCTCTTATCCTGGATCTCAAATCCTAATCGACACCCCAGAACAGTAAATAACTGATACTAACACTGTACCATATTAGAGGGGAACATGTCTAATAATAGACTCCACATCAATACAATTAGCTTTTCATGTGAGTCTTCACTAATGAGTAATCTCTCTGATCTAggagctgtctgtctctgagctccTGTGGAGGGCCAACAAGGATGTTGGTAAGTCACTTTATATGTTCAAACCCTCAGTTTTGCTTAATTTTGCTGCATTAGAAAAAGGATCTAGTGATGGCAGTCAGCTGGTCCATTAATCCGTCTCAACACTCCAAGAGTTATACAGGTTTTATTGCCAAATGTATGTGGACAACCTTGTCCTGGCAGTGGTAAGCTTCAGTGAAGGAACCAGGACTGACCCTAATACTTCCGAACATCCTGATCGAGGAGAAGTATTTTAGAAGTGAAGGTTGTTTTGAAGAACCTCTTTTCATCCTCTACTCACAGGACCTCTCTTATGTCCCTCTGCTGCATTTTGTCAAGTTTGTTTAGATTAAACTGGatcagaaacaggaagaaatagAAAGGGTctgagcaggaaaacaggaagcaTGTAATGTTCCCTTCCTGAGGAGGAAATCGACACTAAGAGGCACACCGTGTCACAAATTCAAGACCCTGGACACTTCAACAGAAAGATTGTTCCATGAAGACTCAAGAATGAAATCTTACATTGTTTGACAGCTGTAAATGGCCAGAAGCATATGGACAACCCTTGTGCACATGCCTGTGTCCAGCTCAAATAAAACTGAGCATTAGAATCATCATTAAGGGTTATAAAAGCTCATAAACTAGTATAAGGTTGGGAACCAATGGTTCAGACTCACATGTAGTTTGCTGTGGATATTCATACTCCAGGAATCTGTCTCTAGCACCACCTTCAGGCCAAAATTTGCACATGCACTTGGTTATAATCTAATAGGtagattgtcatgaaatttaaGGAGTACATTCACGCTCCCTGGTGGATAAATTCTGCAACAGCAGAATGCTTAACTCCACtaagagtcagactgaaaagtgTAGTAATGATTTTAACATGTATATGAATATCAAACATTGAAATCATGAAAAAGGCTTTAAACTTGAACTAAATCATCTGATTAAATGTTTAATCTTAGTCACATCAAGACCGAACTAAGTTGCTGATTGAGTATTTGATGTTTTCCTCCAACAGTGCACACGAAGGACGAGCCCTTCGTAATGGACGACATTGCTTATGACAACGAAAATGAGAGAAATGCTGATCAGTGCACCTCCCGTGGCTGTATGTGGGGCAAATCCAGTGATGGAAACGTCTATGTACCCTACGTCATCGCCAATCATTACTGTAAGTGACTGAATAAGTTTTAAAGTGATTCCCCCAACCATTCCAGTGGACATAACGTTTCTTCTCTCTGAACAGACCATAGATTAGCATCAGGACATAAGATGCAAAATGATCATACATGCATGTTTTCTCTTATCTCCATGTGTCTTCTCAGCTTCTCGTGAGCGCTCCATCATTGAGCGTGGGCTGCAGTCCTTCCACTCTGTCTCCTGCATTCGCTTCGTCCAGAGATCCAACCAGAGGGACTACCTGAGCATCCAGTCCAACAATGGGTAACAATCTGTGTGTATCATATCACTTTTTTGGCATCAACAACTTTTCCTGCATGCTTTGATTGCCATTATTTTCTATTCATTTGCATGAACACAGCTGTTACTCCTATGTCGGTCGCCGTGGTTATGCCCAGACCCTGTCCCTGGACCGTCAGGGTTGCCTCTACCACAGCACTGTCCAGCACGAGCTGCTCCATGCCCTTGGCTTCAACCACGAGCAGTGTCGCTCTGACAGAGACCAGCACATCAGAATCCTGTGGGAGAACATTCAGTCTGGTATGTCCAACACACCCTGAACCCCAGTGTCACCAGCCCTTTAGGTTTTGTACCCAAATCCTGATGCAAAGGTAAAAGACAATTCCTTGGTTGCTCCTCAGGTTGGGAGTACGCCTTCGATAAGATCAACACTCTGAACCTGAACACCCCCTACGACTACAACTCTGTCATGCAGTACCACAGGTTTGACGAGcaaactgaccctttaaacaATAAACCAACagtttctacttttatttttactcaaaCTAAACCTTATTTAACCCATGCATTAATTCCAGGTACGCCTTCTCTGGGAACAATAAGCCCACCATGGTGCCCATCCCCAACGCTAATGTTGAGTTTGGCACAGCCAAACAGATGAGCCAGAATGACATTACCAGACTGAACCGGCTGTACAAATGTTAAACAGTAAGAGAAATGCAACTCAACCTAATTTTATATAAGTCCCATGCATATTGCAAATATAACTCATGTTTTGGGGAAACCAAtaagaaaatgtacatttgtttgttgcttttaacatctttcttttttccaaacAGGCAATGACCGTCCTGACAACATGAACCCAATTCAAactataattaatataattctgtggatgttttctgactttttagGACATTGCATTGACAATAAACCTTGATGTACATGTTCACTGAAgccttgtttgttgtttgtacactttgtattttatttgattgGTTTATTTGATGGGGAATGATACAATATACAAACTGGAAACAGCCATTCACTGCAAAACAGTGATATAAAGAGAAAGTAAAACTAGtaaaagtacaataaaatacaataaaacacacatttagtgGTAACATAGCTAGGGTAAATTAGACCTGAGTGCAGGTTTGTTGCTGAATCAACCAGAATGTTGTAGCTCTCCTATAGGCGGTGAAGTGAGTTCCAGGACTTCCATAACTTAACACTcacaagcactttattaggaacacctgctGCAATTATCCACTCAGCCAATCACGTGGAGGCATTCTGCAGATACAGATCAGGACCTTCAGtgtctcagtgactttgactgtggcacCCACAACAGTCCCTGGATttttcactggaaaaacatccagtgagcagcattTCTGTTGGCAGAAACTCCTTGTTGATAAGAAAGGTCAGAGGAGGCTGATTAATCTGGTTGacaaccttgaggtggatggactacaaCTGTAGAAGACCATGCCAGGTTCCACCCCTGTCAGGTGCTGACAGCTGACAACTGGAAGGAAAAATGTAgtctggtctgatggatctggtTTTCTGCTGAAGATATTAGGGTCAGAAATCATGAGCCCTTCCTGCCTTGTGCCAACAGTCAAGGTTggtaatggtgtggggaatgttttcctGGTAACACTGTGAGCCCTTTAGTAACCATCCAACCATGGTTTGAATGTCACAGCCTATCTAagtgttgttgctgaccatgttcaaCCCTTTAcagccacagtttaccatcttgTAATGGTGATTTCCAGCAGCATAAGGCtacatgtcacaaagcaaaagtctcAAACTGTGGCCTCCCCAGTCCCCAGATCTGAATCAAGTAGAACCTATTTGGTATATGATAGCACTGGAGACTGGTAGTGTAAATTTGCAGCTGGCAAATCTGCAGAAATCATGTGAtaatggaaagtttccaacatcaTGTGGAATCCATGCAGCAAAGAACTGAGGAGCAATGAGAGGAACTACCCCTTATTAGtctggtgttcctaataaagtgctaaTGTGGTGTATATGTGGTGTATATTGACACATAGTGTCCACGTATGAGTTAAAGCACTTATGTATAAAGTATATAGgcataaataaatcacattttcaatcCCCTGCTTTGGTAAATTGTGGAAAACATGCTCActtttgacagaaaatgtttgatgCCAAGTACCTGGTCTAAATCAAACAAGATTAGAACTGTTATTTTTATGGGAATATGCAACCTGGCATCAAGGTGAAATCTTCTTATCAGGCTCTAAATTCTATTTTCACTCAATTTCTTCCCTCGTTGTCCTAAATATCCTTAAAAGGACAGTTTTCCGGTGCAGCTGAGGCTTTATAATGTGATGTTGCTCCTCTCACTCGCTGTGTTTCTCCCCCTCAGGAATAACAGTGAGTATCGTTTAGAAATTCTCATCATTTGtgcagtttttaaaagtttttgacCAAGCAGTGTGACATTAATCAGATTTGTTGTTGCAGGATTTATCTTGCTGCAGGTTACTTGTTGACATCAGTGCAATGAAGTGCATTCTGGGTCTTGTGGTCCTGGTGGCTGTCTCAGCTTGGGCCGAAGAGGAGGTGagttttgtttgaaatgttgatAGAAGTAGTTAGATCTTTTTCTATACTCCAGTATTATATAACTGGGCCTTATTTACCCatgtttttaggtgtaaatgatGGTTGGGGACAAATCAAGAACGTTTTACAGATCATtcaaatgtgtttctctgttttccttttttctctgcatttgaTTTCTGGAAACCCCTGATTCTGTaagtttacagtttgtttttttaaaaatctaaataaccAGTGTTTGACCTTATACTAAAATGCACTTTGTGATTTTAATGCTAAAAACActtttgtcctttttaaaaGCTAAGTTTTCTCcatcagtgtatttttgtgtgacTACACAGGTCAGGCTTTGACTACTTCAGAGCGAATTGAGAGAGCAAACCGGGACATTGGTAAGGATTTTTAAAGTCATCTCAAAGTTTGATTCAGCCTTTTAAGGTATACCATatacattttctgcatttaaatTTCTAGACTAGATCTATGTCATATATTTTGTTGGATTTTTGCTCTTAGATTATCCCAAATGTTTCAGTTGGTCACCTGTCAATGGCATCATAtcccatttttttcatgttgtggttgccagaagtgtaaaaatgtactTTCAAAAAGTTTTAAAGCCATATTTTTTGATGCACTTTTTAGATCTTTTTTTAActggatgaaggattttagtcatcagacgtctggatctcaagttatcagagaaacaagctgagtaAATATTAGTGGCAGCTCTGCCAAAGAGCATTaaagatatatttaaaaaaaaaacaaacaaacatgaatctGCACTAGTTCACAATcacttggtctgtttgttttgaagagatAAATCAACTCCTGGTTAAAACATCTTGACCTATTCACACTAAAGGAATCCTAACTGGGAGAAGATGACTACAAGTACAGCAATGGTGGAGACAACAACTCCCACGATGACATGCTACTTATTGATGTTGTCCTtctgttattattttgattGAGAGACCCCTAGTGGTAGAAATTACACACTGTGTATTTAACTGATCCAGACTGAGAGATCTGATCCCTCTTCCACCCAGGGCCATTGCCAGAATTTTAGAAATACCAATGAAATGGGTCAAAGTATCCCCATCAGCATCACAAACTACACAACCATCCCAGTTTTGTTAATGCTACCTACGGCCCTGTCACTAGAACCAAAGTACCAGATCTCAGTTGATAACTGATTGGTTTTCTGCTGCAGTCCGTTCCCCTGATGAGCCCTACGTGGAGGACGATGTCGCCTATGATTCAGAGGCTGAGAGAAATGCTGATCCCTGCACCTCTCGTGGCTGCATGTGGCCCAAGTCCTCCGATGGCATGGTCTACGTGCCCTACACCATTTCCAGCGCATACTGTGAGTCGTAAATACTGAGACTGAGCTCTTAAAGGTTCAATTTGTGACTTTTATAAACAAATTTGAAGTCAATCCACAGACATTGAAAAATTTGAGCTGATGGAGATGGAAAAAGCAACTTCTTTGCGTTTTTCTCAACAATTCCTAATGTTACTCTGATGTTTGCATACACTGTGTCAGGCTTTTGTTTATAGCATCAATTTTAAGTCTTGTCactgatctgctgcttttttagCTTCTCGTGAGGTTGCAATCATCGAGCGTGGTCTGCAGTCCTTCCATGAGGTCTCTTGTATCCGTTTTGTCAAACACTCCAGCCAGAGAGACTACCTGAAAATCCAGTCCCTTAATGGGTAAATGCTTTATTTCAGTCATCTTATCTCAAGGTATTTCCTTGTTGCttgaacaaaaatgaaacaaaatgatcaAGATGTTGTCGGCAAACAAACTGAGATCTGTCCTGAATCGTCTTCACAGGTGCTACTCCTACATTGGCCGTCGTAACTACGGTCAGGATCTGTCCCTGCAGCGTTCAGGCTGCGTTTACTACGACACCGTCCAGCACGAGGTGCTCCACGCTCTGGGCTTCCACCATGAGCAGAAACGCTCTGACCGCGACCAGTACATCCGCATTGTGCTGGAGAACGTCATCCCTGGTTCGTCTGCTCACAGCTATCGTAATCTGTCACAGTAATAACACCGGCTGACAACAGTGTCAGCtgcccggcaggagagacactcccTGGTGCTGTAGGATTTTATCATGGAGCTATAATCAGGATGCCAACCTTATGACTGTATGAATACTGTAGATGTACCCACAAGCACAGAATGGTCCAGGTACCATTAATACATGACTAATGAATACAGCTCAGATGGTTCTGGATGCATAATCCTGCTTTCTTTTTCAATCTTCAGGAAAGGAGCACAACTTTGACAAAATCAATACTCTCAACCAGGGAACCACCTACGACTATGGCTCTGTCATGCATTACAGCAAGTAGGTTAAACCAAAACAACCCTGTGTTACAACTGTGGCtgtgatgaagactgtgagtgGGCATTCAGGCTAAAAACAGCCCTGCATGTTGCTGTAACAATCACCCCAATCTCTGTTTCAAAGTTTCCTGTCTTCTACCAATACCTACATCCTTTTTATCAACATTCATTAATCtttcttgtttgtctgttttcaggtACGCCTTCTCCAAGAACAACCAGCCCACCTTGGTGGCCATTCCCGACCCCAGTGTTCAGTTTGGTGTGGCCACTGAGATGAGCCAGAAGGACATCCTCAGGCTCAACAGGCTGTACAACTGTTAAACAGTGTTGGGTAAAACATCTCTTCAATCACAACGTATTTCTTGATGTTGATCTATTTACTAAAATGTGTCTCAATTGCAAATACGCCTATAGattaatttttaaaagttgtttttcttgttctgtttttaaacagGTGACCAGGATGATGCatagatcatcatcatcatcatcatcatcatcatcatcatcatcatcatcatcgttgttgttgtcattttgttcaATCATTGGtcaaactgaatactgaatgtTGTAATTATCATCAATAAATTTATGTCCAGCATACATTCCTCTCATTTAGGAGTTTAGTTTCTTACAtcttaaaacacattaaaatccTGCTGCATCTGCATTCTATAATGTCACATGTGGATTCTTTGActattattttgttaattaatcAATTTTTCAAACTCTGTTTCTGCCTTTTGAAGGGCACTGATTGgattatcattttaattcattacTTTATAGATATGCTTACAATTGTGATAATAATTAACCATGGAAATGTGCTCCAGACTCTTTCAGGGAAACAGCATCATGAGAATCAGCACATGGCATCAAGGTGAAACTGCCTTATCAGCTGCAACAGGTTTATTTATATCTCATACTGTTACTGTTTAGAAAGCTGCTCATAAACTGCTACTCAAACATGTCTGAGTGTTTGTGGCATTAAAagcattttgttaatttttaatcttttgttaACTTCAGGTTTTCATGACTGGTCTGGGGTGAGCTCTAGGTCTCCATGATAGTTTTTATTATAGCTGAAGAGAAGTGTGAGTTTTGGAATCGacttaaaataattaaatatttctatCTGCTTCCATAGGACACTTCCTACATGTATTGGTGTGTTTAAAACAGTTCAGGGTCATGAAACAGGATAATTAACAAGATAAACTAGGAAAACAGGAACAGAAGATGTGAGGTTTAAAATCACCAGAAACTGAATCCTGACTGTATAGATTTTTGCTGTTGTTCTTGGCTCTCTCATAATATCTGCTTGTTTATCCTCTAACACCATTATTAAACtataaaactgtatattttctaCCACAAGAAAGATATTttgtaaatgagaaaacaaacaaatataattTAGTTGAATATTTATTGGTTAAAGTGTAAAAGtgaattaaaaatatgattCCCACCACCTCTGAGCAAACAGGAAAATCCTTCACTTCACACAAGTCCTGACTTTCCATGTTTAGGAAGAGAAAAATTTAGAGAAATTTTAGACTGAACAGACTTCCCCTTCAGTGTAACTAGTTGCTGCAGTACAACAGGTTGATGTGTTTGATGTCGTTCTGGCTCATCTGCTTTGCTTTGCCAAAGACAGCAGTGGGGTTGGAAGAAGCCATCATGGTGAGGCTGTGGTGATCTTTGGAGACACTTGGAGGACACTCCAATGGACATATTTTCTCTAGGACGTCTACATCTATGATCACTATCGCCTGACTCCTCCCACTTATTTAAGTGGATGTCTATGGGCCAATTACAGTGTTTCACGTCATCTAAAGTGGACTGCAGTAGAGCCACACCCCTTTTGTCAGGAAGCTTGGCAACAATGTGGCAAGAGGGAAGCGTAAGGCACATTTTAAcctattaattatattattaagGTAATGTATACCACTCATACATGTCATATATGAAAGATTTATAGCTTTTACTCAGGATATAACCGAAACAGAAGTGAAAGAAAGGAAATCCTGCTCTGATTTGATCTTCTAATGATACAATCAGCTAGTAATACATTCTATTGATGATGAATATTCGACTGTGAAAACGTTAAACACGATACTCTGGACTGGccccttgtttgtttttattgataataaataaatacactcatGTTTTTCGTCTGATAGTAAATATGTTACGGTTGTAGCTTTTTGTAACCCTTGCAGTCTGTGTATACTAATTCGAATGCGCGGTCCCCGGTGCGCGATTGGCTGCAGCAGGGAAGGCGTGGCCTCCCGCCCGTTCCTCTTGCTTCGTGATTGGTTTCTCCCAGTCCCGCCCCACCAATCCCTCCGGTGTAATCTGGGGACTGACCTACATAAACTCGGTTACTCTGCGTGTCATGGCGGATGAAGTTCGGTCTCCGTTCGTGTCTCTCGCTCGTGTTTGTTGAACGGTAATCACTGTATTGAGCCGAAAAACTAGTTTTACGGAGACGCTTCTAAATCTACCGTAGATTTTAGACCCGATAACGTCGTATACACGATAGAAATATCTGTCGTTAGACACATTAGGTACAGTTACTGTCTCCTTTCTCAGTTATTTTACTAGCAAATTAGTAaggtttttatttcctccttt
Above is a window of Lates calcarifer isolate ASB-BC8 linkage group LG10, TLL_Latcal_v3, whole genome shotgun sequence DNA encoding:
- the LOC108893869 gene encoding high choriolytic enzyme 1; the protein is MALLKCTLGLLILLVVSNRSWAEEKELSVSELLWRANKDVVHTKDEPFVMDDIAYDNENERNADQCTSRGCMWGKSSDGNVYVPYVIANHYSSRERSIIERGLQSFHSVSCIRFVQRSNQRDYLSIQSNNGCYSYVGRRGYAQTLSLDRQGCLYHSTVQHELLHALGFNHEQCRSDRDQHIRILWENIQSGWEYAFDKINTLNLNTPYDYNSVMQYHRYAFSGNNKPTMVPIPNANVEFGTAKQMSQNDITRLNRLYKC
- the LOC108893889 gene encoding high choriolytic enzyme 1-like translates to MKCILGLVVLVAVSAWAEEEALTTSERIERANRDIVRSPDEPYVEDDVAYDSEAERNADPCTSRGCMWPKSSDGMVYVPYTISSAYSSREVAIIERGLQSFHEVSCIRFVKHSSQRDYLKIQSLNGCYSYIGRRNYGQDLSLQRSGCVYYDTVQHEVLHALGFHHEQKRSDRDQYIRIVLENVIPGKEHNFDKINTLNQGTTYDYGSVMHYSKYAFSKNNQPTLVAIPDPSVQFGVATEMSQKDILRLNRLYNC